The genomic region AGCCAATTATTAAACAGCAGCATGGAGTGGCTGCGCCAAGTCATAGGCGGGATTTTGCCCACCTCGTCGTTGATATAATAGTGCTTAGGGATGTCAATATCCAAGCCTTTTGCTTTGTCCCTTAGGTATTCCTTATGCAAAGTGTCCGCGTCGTATTCGCTGTGCCCGGTAACATATATATGCCTTAAGTTTTTGGTGGCGATTAAATACACGCCCGCTTCTTTGGACTCGGACAGTATCTCAAGCGAAGGATGTTTTTCTATATCCTCGCGGCGAACCTCGGTAAACCTTGAATGCGGCGCCACAAATATATCGTCAAAGCCCCTTACTATCGGATTGAGCTTGGAACACAGCGTATGCTCAAAAATTCCGCTTATCTTTTTGGGCAGCCTGTATTTGGGTATCCCATAATGGTAATAAAGACCGGCTTGGGCCGCCCAGCATATATATAATGTTGAATACACATTGGTATCCGCCCATTTTATTATCTCGGTCAATTCGTCCCAATACAGCACATTGGAAAAGTCCATTGTTTCCACGGGCGCGCCCGTGATAACAAGCCCGTCAAACCGTTGGTCCTTGATTTGGCTGAATGTTTTGTAAAACTGCTTAAGGTGCGCTTTGGAGGTATGCTTGCCCTCGTAGCTTTCGGTGCGAAGCAAAACCACCTCCACCTGCAAAGGCGTATTGGATATCAACCTCAGCAGTTGGTTTTCGGTAATTTCTTTTATCGGCATCAAATTAAGAATAACCAGCCTGAGCGGGCGGATATCCTGCGATGTCGCGCGCTCTTGGGTCATTACAAATATATTCTCTTTTTCCAACGCTTTTACAGCTGGCAGTTTTCCCGTAATATTGACCGGCATAAAAACCTCTTTTTAAAATTTTGTTTCATATTATAATAGATTAATCTTGTATGTTTGTCAATATTATAACGCGCCCTTAAATAAAACTAAAATCCCGTCTTAAATAACGGGATTTTAAAGTTTTGGTCCATAGATTTTTTTGGATGGGGATTATTATTATAGTCTTCTGTTTTTGATTTCGTTAATGCGCGCGTTGTAGTCTTCTTCTTCTATATAATTGCCCCAAATATCCCTTACATATTTTTTGGCCTTATAGTCGGCAATCTTGCTGCCGTCGGTGGAGCTGACTATATTGGTAGGGGCTGTGGTGCGCGCCTGTCTTGCGGGGCTTAGGGCTAGCTTGGCTTGCAATTTTTTCTTGTTCCTTAACGCTCTAGCAAGAGCGAAAACCAGCAAGAATATAAATACTAAACCCGCGCTTACAAACATAGTATAGACATTGCTGGAAAACACGGTGGGTATAAAACCAAATTTGGTTAAGTAGTAAGCCTTAACAATTATGTCTTGCGGCACTATTCTGTAATAGAAAAAATATGTCTGGGACACATAGAACAAGCCGCCGAATATAGCGCCAAATACCACAAACTCCGTGATAAATTTTCTTAGGTTGCGCACTACGGGCAAGGACTTAACCAAAGCGGTAATTGCCAGCCCGCCCGCCAAAGCCAGAACATAAGCCGTCCACCAAGGCAAATTTCTCAAAAAAGAGAAAGTCCAGCCCGCCCATCTTACCACAAATATGGTCATGGGAACCAGCGGCACGCTTATCGCTGCGGCGACGCCAAAAAAGGCCGCCAATCCTAATATTATTCTTAACAACCATTTTATGAATACCATGATGTTACCTGCCTTTAATTACATAATAAATATACTATATCATGCAAAAAAAAGCATTAACATCATATTAAAAAAAGATTAAAATTACATTAAAAATCTTTTTCTTCGCTAATGAGCTTTACGCCCAGCGCTTTTGGGGTTCTTTTGGCTTTTGTAAATTTTAATAAAAGCTGTTTTAGCCTTGATATAAACCCTTTTTTTAGGATTTTTCTATCGGCTTTGTTTATCGGCGGGGCAAGCTCCCTGATTTTGCCGTTTTCAATTATGCCGATTTTATCCACTCCGGCGCATTCGCTAAGTTCTTTTACGCACACGCTCAACACAACGCTATAACCCAAACTTTTGAGCGCCGCTAGCGCCCTTTCCAAAACAGGCTTAATAGAAATGTCCAAAAAGCTGTCCGCGTCAATAATTATCACCCTTTTTTTGGTAGTGGATTGGGCGGCGATATTTAATAATGCCGCCTCGTAAGAAGACAGGTTTTTGAGCTTGGTTCGGCTGTGTTCCTCCAGCCCAAACCTTGTAAGGCGGTCCTTTATGACATTGAGCCTTTGGGCGCGCGGTATCTCAAGGTGCGAAAACTTATATTCAAGATATTCGGTTACATCAAAAGTCCCAAACAATATGCTCGTGCGCAAGATATATCTATCCGAATTGCTCATAATTATATCGGACAGGATAGTGTCGTCTTCTATAAGCAAAACCAAATCTTTTTTTTGGGACGCTATTATCTTCAAAAACAGGCGCTTTAGGGGGACATTATCGCCCAAAAGCGCCATAGCCTCGCCGCGATTAAGCCTCAAGGACACATTGTCCAAAAACACCTCGTCGCCTTTTTTTAAGGTGATGCTGCCGGTCAGTTCTTCTATCATAATATTCTCCTCTTTTTAAAAAAAGCCCCCTAACGCTTTTAATATATGGATTATGCCCTTTTGATAAACTATCTATTCAAAAAAACCTAACTTCAAACCAAAAAAATATATTAATTAATAGGCTTGCTTTTTTTTGATTTTGTCCCAATAAGCGTCAAAAAAGAATAAATATCAAAAGCTCTATTTATACTAAAGACATGATAATGATAAACGGCGGACAAAGATTGGCAGGCGAAGTTATCATAAGCGGCAGCAAAAACGCCACCTTGGCTATAATCGCGGCGGCGTGCCTTTGCGAAGGCCCGGTTGTTTTGCATAATGTGCCCTTGATAGAAGATATATTTGATATGCGCGAGATTTTGTTTTCTATGGGCTGCAAAACGCATATAGACGCGCACGGGGTAATGGTCATAGAGCCCGACACCCTAAATAGCTGTTTTGCCGTGCACCCCAAGATGAAAAGCATAAGGGCGGCCAGCTATTTTATGGGCGCGCTTGTAGGCAGGTTTAGAATGGGATGCGTCAGCATGCCCGGCGGATGCAAAATAGGCTCAAGGCCAATAAATTATCATTTGGACGGTTTTGAGGCTTTGGGCGTAAAAAGCCGCATAGTAGAAGACAAAATTTTTCTAAACGCGTATGGCGAGCTTACAGGCGGCGATATTGTCTTGCCCTATCCGTCGGTGGGCGCGACGGTCAACCTTATGATTGCCGCCGCGCTCGCCAAAGGAAAGACCGTAATAAAAAATGCCGCAGCCGAACCCAACGTAGTTGATGCGGCAAATTTTTTGGTTTCGGTGGGCGCGGACATAAAAGGCATCGGCACGACGCGTTTGGAAATTAACGGCGTCAAAAGACTGGCCCAGACAAGCCCTTATACGATATCGCCCGACCACATAGAAGCGGGAACATTTATGATATATTGCTGTATCGCCGGCGGCGAGCTCACGCTCAAAAACACGCGCCCCAAAGACTTGGAAAAAGTCATAGCGACGCTAAGGGAAATGGGCGCCAAAATTGTTTGCCAAAAAGACACGATAAAAATTTGGTCGCAGGGAAGGCTTAAGGCCGCGCATATCACGACAGGCCCGCATCCGGAGTTTCCTACGGACTTGCAGCAGCTCATGCTCAGCCTTATGGCCGTATCCGAGGGCGTGAGCACGATTACCGAAACCGTGTTTGAAAACAGGTTTCAGCAGGCGCAGGAGTTAAACCATATGGGCGCCAAAATCAATATACAGGGCAATACGGCGGTAATAGAGGGCGTGGAAAAACTTAACCCGTCCAAATTGGCGGCAAGCGACCTAAGGGGCGGCGCGGCGCTTGTGGGCGCGGCGCTCAAAGCCAAAGGCGTTTCCATAATCAGCGGCGACAACTATATAAGCCGCGGCTATCAAGACATAGTGGGCAAGCTCTCGGGCGTAAACGCCATAATAGATTATTACGGATAGATATGAAAAGTTGTAATTATAAAAATCTAATCGTTTTTAAAAAAAATTATGGGTGTTCCGTAAAAATTATACTCAAATTTGGCCGCAAATATCGTAATAAAAAAATAAATGGCCTTAATAGCCATTAAAGGCGTAGGCTTTTGCCATTTTTAAATTAAAATAAATAT from Clostridiales bacterium harbors:
- the metA gene encoding homoserine O-succinyltransferase, coding for MPVNITGKLPAVKALEKENIFVMTQERATSQDIRPLRLVILNLMPIKEITENQLLRLISNTPLQVEVVLLRTESYEGKHTSKAHLKQFYKTFSQIKDQRFDGLVITGAPVETMDFSNVLYWDELTEIIKWADTNVYSTLYICWAAQAGLYYHYGIPKYRLPKKISGIFEHTLCSKLNPIVRGFDDIFVAPHSRFTEVRREDIEKHPSLEILSESKEAGVYLIATKNLRHIYVTGHSEYDADTLHKEYLRDKAKGLDIDIPKHYYINDEVGKIPPMTWRSHSMLLFNNWLNYAVYQETPYDLSQLPRSEHKK
- the murA gene encoding UDP-N-acetylglucosamine 1-carboxyvinyltransferase: MINGGQRLAGEVIISGSKNATLAIIAAACLCEGPVVLHNVPLIEDIFDMREILFSMGCKTHIDAHGVMVIEPDTLNSCFAVHPKMKSIRAASYFMGALVGRFRMGCVSMPGGCKIGSRPINYHLDGFEALGVKSRIVEDKIFLNAYGELTGGDIVLPYPSVGATVNLMIAAALAKGKTVIKNAAAEPNVVDAANFLVSVGADIKGIGTTRLEINGVKRLAQTSPYTISPDHIEAGTFMIYCCIAGGELTLKNTRPKDLEKVIATLREMGAKIVCQKDTIKIWSQGRLKAAHITTGPHPEFPTDLQQLMLSLMAVSEGVSTITETVFENRFQQAQELNHMGAKINIQGNTAVIEGVEKLNPSKLAASDLRGGAALVGAALKAKGVSIISGDNYISRGYQDIVGKLSGVNAIIDYYG